The Triticum aestivum cultivar Chinese Spring chromosome 7B, IWGSC CS RefSeq v2.1, whole genome shotgun sequence genome window below encodes:
- the LOC123159924 gene encoding nuclear intron maturase 3, mitochondrial, whose translation MLPRLARAHRRVLLPTPRSLSTSTTTTVAAPAPLSAAELEALLRRDHYSASTRRFHSLLPLLSHPSLLLASALLLRHRSHPSLPFSDQPPPLPTTTTTAAAAAPPSPSSHLRLILPSRLKGRPLPLPSLPLRLAMLSAASALDAVFAPRAATFAYRARHAAIRYLRSIPNATWFFRVAIPRQPFAPRHVRRLLDAISGKVDDPGFLDYLRELFLSDAVAFELGGSELCRGLPQESELTSTLLNIFFDPVDREVMALREEVHKKNPRVKDDSVRHTPVRVYAVRYLDETMVVTSGSKMLTLEVRDRILTVLERDLEVKVDRFGISVHSAVSEKMEFLGMEFQAVPPSVLHPPMSEKAKRARKMYLKRKAAEAQELKNARETRRKKLGLKILNHLFKKMRRGHEFEFAFRIEDEVRKEFKGWAEETVAEYFKSQEHRRHWHRLFTSGDFFSLNRVREQLPSALVDSYDQLQETLDRFLMPRRGHDITEDEEMLAEEEDERQYEKRIVEDLTELKMRVNAPIELVRKAVKLAGFTNSMGRPRPIKLLICLDDANIIKWYAGVGRRWLDFFCCCRNFKMVKIVVSYHLRFSCFLTLAEKHECTKRQAISHYTKDLKVTNENGVPEVYFPTEKEIKMMGDKNLSDPKPVDGALTMILVRLAVDDTSLPCLAHFCAGTDTALYRIRLLQNRLNVDPLNEKKWVQGLSAIHESLNKKCLPLCSIHASDLLLGKITLQDIDCTQFVDVV comes from the coding sequence ATGCTCCCCCGCCTCGCCCGCGCGCACCGCCGCGTCCTCCTCCCCACACCTCGCTCCctctccacctccaccaccaccaccgtcgccgcgccggcgccgctctccgccgcggagctcgagGCGCTGCTCCGCCGCGACCACTACTCCGCCTCCACCCGCCGCTTCCACTCCCTCCTCCCGCTCCTCTCAcacccctccctcctcctcgcctccgccctcctcctccgccaccgctCCCACCCCTCCCTGCCCTTCTCCGACCAGCCCCCTCCtctccccaccaccaccaccaccgccgccgccgccgcgccgccctccccctcctcccaccTCCGCCTCATCCTCCCCTCCCGCCTCAAGGGCCGCCCGCTCCCGCTCCCGTCCCTGCCGCTCCGCCTCGCCATGCTCTCCGCGGCCTCCGCCCTCGACGCCGTCTTCGCCCCGCGCGCCGCCACCTTCGCCTACCGCGCCCGCCACGCCGCCATCCGCTACCTGCGCTCCATCCCCAACGCAACCTGGTTCTTCCGCGTCGCCATCCCGCGCCAGCCCTTCGCCCCCCGCCACGTCCGTCGCCTCCTCGACGCCATCTCCGGCAAGGTCGACGACCCCGGGTTCCTGGACTATCTGCGCGAGCTGTTCCTCTCCGATGCGGTAGCCTTCGAGCTCGGCGGCTCCGAGCTCTGCCGCGGGCTCCCGCAGGAGTCGGAGCTCACCAGCACGCTGCTGAACATATTCTTTGATCCTGTGGATAGAGAGGTGATGGCCCTCCGGGAGGAGGTGCACAAGAAGAATCCCAGAGTCAAGGATGACAGCGTTCGGCATACGCCTGTGAGAGTGTACGCCGTCCGGTATCTCGACGAGACGATGGTTGTGACCTCTGGGTCGAAGATGCTCACACTTGAGGTCAGAGATAGGATCCTCACAGTGTTGGAGAGGGACTTGGAGGTGAAGGTTGACAGGTTTGGTATCTCAGTTCACAGTGCAGTCTCAGAGAAGATGGAATTCCTGGGGATGGAGTTCCAAGCCGTGCCGCCGTCAGTCTTACACCCTCCCATGTCTGAGAAGGCGAAGAGGGCAAGGAAGATGTATCTGAAGAGGAAGGCAGCGGAGGCGCAGGAGCTGAAGAATGCTCGGGAGACACGGAGGAAGAAGCTTGGGTTGAAGATACTGAACCACTTGTTCAAGAAGATGAGGCGTGGGCATGAGTTTGAGTTTGCCTTCCGAATTGAGGATGAAGTGCGGAAGGAGTTCAAGGGTTGGGCAGAGGAGACAGTGGCCGAATACTTCAAGTCGCAGGAGCATCGCCGTCATTGGCACCGATTGTTCACATCTGGTGACTTCTTCTCACTGAATAGGGTGAGGGAACAGTTGCCATCAGCACTGGTGGACTCCTATGATCAATTACAGGAAACACTCGACAGGTTCTTGATGCCGAGGAGGGGGCATGACATAACTGAGGACGAGGAGATGCTAgcagaggaggaggatgagagaCAATATGAGAAGAGGATTGTTGAGGACTTGACAGAGTTGAAGATGAGGGTCAATGCACCAATAGAGCTTGTAAGAAAGGCGGTAAAGTTGGCCGGGTTCACAAATTCCATGGGACGGCCACGGCCAATAAAGCTACTTATCTGTCTGGATGATGCAAATATCATCAAATGGTATGCTGGTGTGGGGAGGAGGTGGCTAGATTTTTTCTGCTGCTGTCGAAATTTCAAGATGGTCAAGATTGTTGTGAGTTATCACTTGAGGTTCTCCTGCTTCTTGACATTGGCGGAGAAGCATGAGTGCACCAAGAGGCAAGCAATTAGCCATTATACAAAGGATTTGAAGGTGACAAATGAAAATGGAGTGCCTGAAGTGTACTTTCCAACAGAGAAGGAGATCAAGATGATGGGTGATAAGAATCTCTCCGATCCAAAGCCTGTGGATGGAGCCTTGACAATGATCTTGGTCAGGTTGGCGGTCGATGACACCTCCCTCCCATGCCTGGCTCATTTTTGTGCTGGAACAGACACTGCCCTTTACCGGATACGTCTTTTGCAGAATCGCCTAAATGTCGATCCTTTGAATGAAAAGAAGTGGGTCCAAGGACTAAGTGCCATTCATGAGAGCCTGAACAAGAAATGCCTCCCACTGTGCTCCATACATGCAAGCGATCTACTTCTTGGCAAGATTACTCTCCAAGATATTGATTGTACTCAGTTTGTTGATGTGGTGTGA
- the LOC123158429 gene encoding uncharacterized protein, with protein sequence MSKQRRQGEEDEANYYHDRSGNKEKSLYLVLDDWHKGFTIRKIDADSPDLSASPVLRLVSPERGRAMKFAALGGYIIATSNIHAVTLFYDTDTAGVAIGPPVLDALLCGSNTFLTSGADDTLFAFAFHFMEWSVSFEAMAKPPTTEDDDLLPTDWSWRSMPTPFTKDEMIFSYALHPDGHTISVSSWSRVVCGTYSIDTRSCKWRRHGEWMLPFRGRGYFDAELDAWVGLHKDGYVCSCQVASRSGGTTQQPEWKMADEHRMWIPWHQLEFRLRRM encoded by the coding sequence ATGTCTAAGCAAAGAAGGCAGGGTGAGGAGGATGAGGCCAACTACTACCACGACCGCAGCGGCAACAAGGAGAAGAGCCTCTATTTGGTTCTAGACGACTGGCACAAGGGCTTCACCATCCGCAAGATCGATGCCGACAGTCCCGACCTCAGCGCCTCCCCTGTCCTCCGGCTAGTGTCACCTGAGCGTGGCCGTGCCATGAAGTTCGCAGCCCTGGGCGGCTACATCATCGCCACGAGCAACATACATGCCGTCACCCTCTTCTACGACACTGACACCGCCGGAGTGGCCATCGGCCCTCCCGTTCTAGACGCACTGCTTTGTGGCTCCAACACCTTCCTGACCTCCGGCGCCGATGACACGCTGTTCGCGTTTGCCTTCCACTTCATGGAGTGGTCTGTGTCCTTTGAGGCGATGGCGAAGCCGCCGACGACGGAAGACGACGACCTGCTGCCCACCGACTGGTCCTGGAGAAGCATGCCGACGCCCTTCACCAAGGACGAGATGATCTTCTCCTACGCGCTGCACCCGGACGGACACACCATATCCGTGTCCTCGTGGAGCAGGGTGGTCTGCGGCACGTACTCCATCGACACCAGGAGCTGCAAGTGGAGGCGCCATGGGGAGTGGATGCTGCCTTTCAGAGGCCGAGGCTACTTCGACGCCGAGCTAGACGCATGGGTCGGGCTGCACAAGGACGGCTATGTCTGCTCCTGCCAGGTTGCCTCCCGCAGCGGCGGCACCACGCAGCAGCCGGAGTGGAAGATGGCCGACGAGCATAGGATGTGGATCCCGTGGCATCAGCTGGAGTTTCGCCTGCGTCGGATGTGA